AGAATATATATACTACCTAACCCAGAACAACGTTAGTAGGTGAGACATGTATTCTATCTCGAGGCGTCATATAAGGTAAAAGGCAGAACAAGTTATGGTACGTAATGTAGCCGAGCTTTAACGTTGAGTTGCGGCTATAACTCGTTATCAAACTGTAGGTACACCGAAGACATATTTCTTGATTATAACGTAACATATTCTATCTTAGCCAGGGTACAGAATAAATGTTAGTTTACACTATATAGCTTagatataaatatgtataaaacTTAGAATCTGGTTTATAAACTAGCTAAACAACTAGAATGAGTATTCTAACTATAGATAGaagatgaaataaaatatgattgcaattttttttaaaaacaaatttaaacatatatattgtcaCACTTATGTATCCAacagttttcatattttttaacatttttaaaatttgatttactATTTTTTCCAATAAAGAAGgataaaaaaatccaaaattgccaaaagtatgaaaaatcCTATTGTGACAATCAAAAGTTGAAAGGGTCTCATTTTTCTAATTCTCCCTAGTTTTTATCGTCTATATTAAGCTAAGCATTGGGAAATAGCGGAAGCTAAATCAAAATCAATACTTATAGAGGGGTGTATTGAACCAAGGGTTGTAAAAGATTTTAGGGTGTTTAATTTTAATGGGATTTAGGGGAGTTTTGAAGTTATCTAggtgattttaatgaaattttaaaaatacaaataaaaaactttagGTGATTTGATAAGATATCTTGTATAGTTTTTAAAGTTGTTTAGGTGATTTTATTAGTTTGgtcaatatatttttcttcttacaGACTTGCTACCTAATCACTTGCTGCACATCAATACCACGTGCCACCCATATACATCTATTGTGATCAAAACATGACTGTCCCCTGACCGAAACTGATTCATGATCTCATCTCTCTCCTTCTGAGGCATGTCACCGTGAACTGATGAGACTGTGCAGTTTTTAGGCCTCAATTTCTCACTTAGCCAATCCACATATCACAAATGTGGAGATAGTTAAGCGAGGCACTGAAAAGAAACCATATAATCTAGTTACCAAAATAATTGCAAACAGCGTTTAGAAGTCATCAATATTGGTATATAGCATCACTGAATAAGTTAAAAGGCCAATTGCAATCTACTAAAGTCTGCAGGTGAATTCAGACTATAAGTGTTCTACAGCAACATAATGTGTTTTAACTCCTTCCTTTAAAGAGTAAAGGAGTACAAATAGCCTCACAAGGGAGTACAATTTTCGAGGACATGAGATACCTGATCATCTAAAACATTTCAAATATAGTAAGATCAGCACAAGGATTACCTTTCTTTTTGTGTTGCAGAAGATAACAGCTTGAGTGTTAATAAGTTTGTCATAAAGATCACCGAGTGTTATCACATTGCCACTACTCTTTCTGACAGCAACGAAAAATTGTTTAGTGCCCTGAAAAAGTTCTACAGGAAAGTTAGCCAGTGAAGCAATATGAGTATTATCCCACCGTAATATTAAACATCAGCAAGGATACATATGCAGAAGAAAACGTGCTTCAAGAGTCAATTCGCTTGTGTAGATTTTATCATGTGAGTTGGCTTGTCATGGAGTTATCTTGCATGTTAATAATTGTGTTTTCTGCCGCGGTGGTCTCCTTCCTCACACGGTAAACATAATCAGTCTAGCGTCCagatatgtttttcttttggattttaACTCTCTTTATCATGATGTACTTGTAAGTTGCATATGGCGTAGAGAGGTAAAACAGAGAAGTCTCTACTTGGATGAAGAGCTCTAGTAACAATGAAGACAATCCTGAGATGCCATTCATTGCAACTCGGGGATATGACTGTGTTGTTTGGAGCAGACCTTACCCCAGAGAGACCTCTGACCTGGATGACTATCAAATTGAACAGGCAAGTTAAATTCGAGTCACCACCAGTCCTTAATTATATCAGCATCAGCTTGGATTGGCTATGTTTCCTGAGTATTTTTTCTAATCAGGTAAGTAAAATTCTCGAAGACTCTCTTGAAACTGTTGGTGCCAAGGCGATGGTGGTGGGACATACTACTCCTCAGTTATCGAAGTAACCTATTAGAGTGTTAGCAACCAGTTACAGGAAGAGTCGGAGCATTGGAGATTTTGTTTACGGCATcgtgatgtttttttttctttcagttttctCAAATACCATCTATAGAGATGTTAGTTTATGAGAGttgtttttaactaaaatatgaCGTGAAGTATTCTAAAATCCtctttacaaaatttattttttaaataccattTATGATTGAATAACACTTAATTTGACatagtttttataaatagttaattgAATAACAGAGGATTTTAAGTGATTTGGAATAACTTTGCAGAAATTCCATATTGAATAACATGGGAtttgaaaaaaagaatcaaaatcaCTAATTGAATAACTAGAGATTTTAATCAAATCTCACAATCATCTAAAACCATTGGTTCAATACACCCCTCATAGTGTTATGGCACTGTCGCAGTGGAAGGAAATATCTTCGAAGGGATTTTCATCGAGATTGAGGAGGAAGTAGTTGAGGAGAAGAATCTAATTATGTAGAGATTTTGCATCAGTGAAGGAAGCGTATTGTGTAGTTGCTGTGGAGTGCAGGGCGAAGTATCTTTCTTGTGATAGAGACGCAAAAGAAGCAATCAGATCGATACGGGTCCGTAGGAATATATATGCCTTTTATGCGATAAGGTTAGTTGTTGTTTGGTTACTAGTGACCTCTCGTATAGCTGTCGACGATTATGGACGGCCCACAGTGATGCAAGGGCTTCTGAGACTCTCTGATGTATGAGAGAATACGAGAGATAAAGCTTTGGCTTCTTCCATGAACATTGTTACAGATTTGCACCCCAATCTTGATTGTGATGAGTACTGTACTCATCAGAGTACATGGATGAATCGGAATAATATAGCGAACAACTTCTGGTGACACAGAAGCTTAGTGTCCACGGTCCACCTCGAGTCAAAGACCATTTCGTCCAAAATCGACCTTATGAATGGCGTAGAAAATGAGGACCTTCAAACTTAAACGTTATACGTAGGTTACAGAACAAGAACATTGACGTTGCTAATCCTTCTGCAACAAACTAGCCTAGGCTTTATGGAGCGAAGAGCCAAGCATATACTTATGAGGTCCGAAATATTTTAAAGCTCATTGTTTCATTAGATCATCTATGATATTGTCGTAGGTCTTACTGTGTTTGAATAGCTAGTATAATGGAACACCCAAGTCACACGTTTTCACTAAGTTGATAAAGCAATATTCTAGTGCTGCGCATAACTAGTGTACACAGCTTCTCTAATCATTCTgatctttcttcattttttttaagaGTTGATACTAACTTTCATATTACCACGTTTCTAATAGTAGACACAACATCTATGAGTAGGTGGGGTGGGCTACGCATATAAATATTGTACATATATAGCAAATTTCAAAGGAAGTGCAATATTTTGACGACCAGTCTTTTCTCATTCAAAAactatctatattataaaaataagacCATAAAGaatcttgacaaaaaaaaagaccataAAGAATTAATAACTTTTGAATCTGAATCTACATCTTCTTATCCTAATAAAGTAAAGAACAAAAAGTCAAGTCTCTTGTCTTTTCATTCTCTTTTAATTGAGCACAAACCAGAAACAGACAAGTCAGTTCCTCAGAGACTGTCCAATGCCTCAACTGGATGGTCTGGATCGCTCTAGGGTCTCCACGGCCAAGCTTCTTTCTGTGGTCGTGGACGGCGACTATTACGGCGGATCCTCTGCAGCTGTTCCCTTCAAATGGGAATCTCAGCCCGGAACTCCAATGAGACTCTTCAAACGATCTTCAGGTTCTGATTCCGATTTCAATTCTCCTGTTTCAGCTCCACTCACACCTCCTCCTTCTTACTTCGgtgcttctccttctccttcctctacAAAACCTAAAAGAGCCAATGTACGTTCTGGTTCCTTGGTCCACAAGAACCGTAGCGTCCCGTCGTCTCCGGCcgcttcatcttcatcatcctcgTCTTCAATGTCTTCTGTGCCATCTTCTCCAATGAGGACTTCGGATTTGTACGGAAGGAACAGCAGAACACCAATGTGGTACGGATCTAAACATTACAATGCTAGTAGGTCTTCAGGATGCTACGGTTCCATCATCAAGCTGTTTCTGAGAGATGTCAAATAGTTATGTTTTTCATAACATCTCCAAAAATATGTTGGTTTTCTACTCCTTCTTGTAATCTTGGAAATAATTTTCTGAAACCAATTGTCCTCAGATTCATTTCATCTCAATGAATCAACTCATAAGTCATAATCATATGCTTTCATTAAACAAACTCTGATCTTCGATTTATCTAAATTACTTACGACATAAAGATTACACTGCAGTC
The Raphanus sativus cultivar WK10039 chromosome 1, ASM80110v3, whole genome shotgun sequence DNA segment above includes these coding regions:
- the LOC108855640 gene encoding uncharacterized protein LOC108855640; translated protein: MPQLDGLDRSRVSTAKLLSVVVDGDYYGGSSAAVPFKWESQPGTPMRLFKRSSGSDSDFNSPVSAPLTPPPSYFGASPSPSSTKPKRANVRSGSLVHKNRSVPSSPAASSSSSSSSMSSVPSSPMRTSDLYGRNSRTPMWYGSKHYNASRSSGCYGSIIKLFLRDVK